Below is a window of Nocardia asteroides DNA.
TCGGCGACACCGCGGGCATCGGCTTCCCGAACCTGCTCGCGGGCAGCACCTGGGCGTGGCGGTCCAACATCCTGGTCCGCAGCCAGACCAAGGACCCGTCGAACGGGATCTTCTTCGACAGCGTCGTGCGCGACGTGGTGGGCCAGGCCCGCGACCTGATCCCCAGCCCGAAGATCCCGTTCCTGGAGATCAGCCGCATCCCCACCGCGGGCATCTCCGCCAACGGCGTGCAGTACCTGTCGCTGATGTCGGTGAAGACCTGGGACGCGCCCGGCGAGTGGACCACCAGCTTCTCGGGCCTGGCCGCCTCGGCCGACAACGGCGAGACCTGGGCCGATCTCGGTCATACCCGTCGCCCCGACGAGGGTGGCAACAGCAACTTCCAGATGAACTCGTTCGTCAAGGACGGCGGCTTCGTCTACGAGTACGGCACCAGGTCCGGCCGCAACAACGACGCCTTCATCGCGCGCGTGCCGGAGGCCGAGATCGAGAATCTCGGCGCCTACGAGTACTGGGACGGCGGCGAGTGGAAGCTCAACGACGTCAACGCGGCGGCCCCGATCATGGGCGGCGTCGGCGAGCTGTCGGTGATGTACAACGAGTACCTGGGCCAGTTCGTCTCGCTGACCACCGACCCGTTCAACTCGGTCGTGCTCCGCAAGGCGCCGTCCCCGCAGGGCCCGTGGAGCGCCCCCGAGGTCCTGATCGACGCCCGCGAACTCCCCACCGCCTACGCCCCGTCGATCTTCCCCTACCAGACCGGCCGCGACCTCTACTTCATGACGACCATCCACACCCAGTACAACGTCGTCCTGATGCGTACCCGGCTCTGATCGCTCGCCCGCCTGGCACCATAGGTCTGGTAAGCACATGGGTAACTCACCGGGGACGGGCTGACATGACCTCCGATCAACCGCAGGCCGCATCGGCATCCGGTCACGCACCTCGGTCCGGCCAGGAGTCGCGGGGAGGCGGACCGGCCGATTGGGACGCCCGGTATGCCCAGAGTGAACTGGTCTGGGGCGCACCACCGAACAGCACGGTGGTCGAGTACGTCTACGGCCTCGACCGCCGCGTGCCGCTGCTGCCCGACGAGCCCGGCGGCGCTCCGCCCGAGCTGCCCCGCGCCCTCGACCTGGCCTGCGGCGAGGGTCGCCACGCCCTCTGGCTGGCGACCCACGGCTGGCACGTCGACGCGGTCGACTTCTCCCAGGTGGGCATCGACAAGGGCCGCACGGTCGCGGCCCGGCTGTCCCGGTCGGTGCGTTCCCGGGTGGACTGGCGGTGCGCCGACATCACCGATCTCGCCACCGCCGGGCTCACCGGCCCGTACGAACTGATCCTGATGGTCTTCGTACACCTGCCCGCCGCCCAGCGCGGCGCCCTGCTGCGCGAGCTGGCGGGCATGCTCTCCCCCGGCGGCCTGCTGCTGGTGCTCGGCCACGACTCCAGGAACCTGACCGACGGCTACGGCGGCCCGCAGGACCCGGCGATCCTGTTCACCCCCGAGGACGTGCGCGCCGAACTGGGCGACGCGGACCTCACGATCCGGGTCGCCGACGCCGTCCTGCGTCCCACCGAGGGCCCCGACGCGATCGACGCGCTGGTCGTCGCGGAACGGAACCGACCGGAATCAGGCGAAGCGAGCGCGTAGCTGCTCGGCGAACCCGCGCGCCGAAGCCAGATCCTCCGCGCTGGGGCGGCCCTTGTTCAGCCCGCCGACCAGCGCGAGCGGCCCCATGGTGTCGAGTCCGCGGCAGGCGAACCCACCCACCACCTCGAACCCCTTCGCGGTGAGCTGGTCACCGAGATTGCGCAGGTAGGGACGGAATCCCGGCTCGGGCAGGCCACTGGTGGCGAAGACGAACGCCTCGCGCCCCTGGCCGGCGGGCAGCGCCTCGACGAACTCGCGCAGCCGCGCGTCCAGCGACATCCAATACACGCCGGAACCGAAGCCGACGAGGTCG
It encodes the following:
- a CDS encoding DUF4185 domain-containing protein, producing the protein MNKTGPLLLAALAGATALLVSGATPAMANPNAINPIPVLNGTHGLPALHGRTQAVFQVTGMASPNNTQNYNVLGTDLGIMWDNGRGQMLTAFGDTAGIGFPNLLAGSTWAWRSNILVRSQTKDPSNGIFFDSVVRDVVGQARDLIPSPKIPFLEISRIPTAGISANGVQYLSLMSVKTWDAPGEWTTSFSGLAASADNGETWADLGHTRRPDEGGNSNFQMNSFVKDGGFVYEYGTRSGRNNDAFIARVPEAEIENLGAYEYWDGGEWKLNDVNAAAPIMGGVGELSVMYNEYLGQFVSLTTDPFNSVVLRKAPSPQGPWSAPEVLIDARELPTAYAPSIFPYQTGRDLYFMTTIHTQYNVVLMRTRL
- a CDS encoding flavodoxin family protein, producing MGGVIVKALIVCTSKSHGNTRKVAEEIGAVLDAKVVEPAEVGAADLADYDLVGFGSGVYWMSLDARLREFVEALPAGQGREAFVFATSGLPEPGFRPYLRNLGDQLTAKGFEVVGGFACRGLDTMGPLALVGGLNKGRPSAEDLASARGFAEQLRARFA
- a CDS encoding class I SAM-dependent methyltransferase gives rise to the protein MVEYVYGLDRRVPLLPDEPGGAPPELPRALDLACGEGRHALWLATHGWHVDAVDFSQVGIDKGRTVAARLSRSVRSRVDWRCADITDLATAGLTGPYELILMVFVHLPAAQRGALLRELAGMLSPGGLLLVLGHDSRNLTDGYGGPQDPAILFTPEDVRAELGDADLTIRVADAVLRPTEGPDAIDALVVAERNRPESGEASA